The DNA segment TTGAATAGGTCTAACTAATTTCTTACTTGAATCTAATTGATAACTTCTATTTTTTCCTAAAGAATATTCTAAAAGTCCAACTATTGTAGACATATATGCTTCGTCAAAATTTACATCAAAACTATTTATTATTGGTTTTGGAGCAGAAACACTAATAGGAATTCCTTCAAAAACTTTTCTAGCTAAATCTTTTATTCCATCAAGATACGTCATTCCTCCAGTTAGTACTATTCCTGAACCTGTACTATCTAAAAGTGCATTCTTTTTTAACTTCTTTTTAACTAACACTAAAACTTCTTCAACTCTAGCGTGAATTATTGTTTGAATAGAATCTAACCCTATTTCTGATGTACTGTTTTCATCACCAATTCTAGGAGTTTTAACTTTTCTATCTTCTAATTCATTATTTTCAGAATAATTTTTTATTAAAGAGCCATACTCTAATTTTATATTTTCAGCTGCACTTGGTGGTGTATGAAGCATAATAGATAAATCTGTCGTAATATGATTTGAACCAACAGGAATAAATCCATTATAAACTATAGAATTCCCTTTAAAATATACAAACTCAGTTGCTGTTGAACCTAAATTTACTACTACTGCTCCAAATTTCTTTTGTTGTTCATCTAAAACCGCTAATGCTGAAGCATAAGAATCCAAAACAAATTTTACATTATCAATACCAGAAGTTTTTAAAGCTGATTTTATATTTGTTAAAGCTGTTCTTTTTGACATTACAATATTTACTGAAACTTCTAATCTTGTTCCATTCATATTTAATGGATTATCAACCTCTACACTATCATCTACTTTAAAAAACATAGGAATTACATGAACAACTTCATAATCTGGAACTATTGTTGCATTATAAAGTGCCATTTGCATAACTTGATTAATTTCTGTTTCAGAGATAAGACCATTTGGAACATTTACAGAACCTGTACTTCTATGACTTTTTGAATAAGCTCCTGAAACAGAAACTACAGTCGTATCTACTTGTTCATTTGTTGATTTTTTTGCCATATCAACAGCATCTTTTATAGATTTAGAGGCATCTTCAATATTTATTATTAAACCTTTATTTATACCATTACTAACTTGAATTCCTGTACCTAAGATACTTATATTATTTTCATTATCATGTTTTGCAATAACAGTAGTAATAGCAGAAGAGCCTAAATCAATCGCTAAAATATTATTCAATGTCACTCCTTTGTTTGTATTGATGTTTTAATTGGATAAATTGTTTCTAATTTTTTTAATAAATTGTTTATTAAATCACCTTCTTGAACTTGAATCACAGCATTCTTAACTAATTCATCTTTAGACTTGTCATAAGTAGCCATTTTAGAATTATTTATTCTATATAAAACTGCTTTATCATCAAGTCTTATAACACCTTCTTTTTTAGTTGATGAAAATAATTGATTTAAGAAAGTTGCAGCTTCTTGCTGACCAAGATTAGGTATTTTAGAGATAGATTCTCTAGTAACATCATTAATATTGTCCCCCACAAATCCACTTAACATACTATTTGCTGTTTCATCTAATTTTTTTGATTTTAATTCTCTTTGGAAATCTAAAGTAACTTTATCTTTTGCTTCTTCAAAACTAAGAGGAGCCGAAGGTTTTTTATTTACTAATTTAACTATATAGTAATTTTTATTTTCAAAAAATGGTTTAACAACTTCACCATTTTTAACTTCATCTATTTTCTCAATATTTTCAGCTACAAAAGGAAGTTTAGATTGTGCAAAACTCTCAGATTTGTCAAATTTTTCTTCATCTTTTTTAAGTTTTAAGAATAAGCTCAAAGCTTCTTTTTTTGTGAATTTTTCATCTAAATCTGCAATTACTTGTTCTTTTGCTTCTTCAAAAGTTTTTATTCTTCCATCTTCAAATTTATAATCTGATTTAAATTTATCGTATTGTGTTTTAATTTCCTCTTCACTTGGGTTTGAGGAAATTAAAGGAATAGTTTTGATTTCTAAATCATAAACTATCTCACTCATATACTTACTTTTGTTAGCTTCATGATAAGATTTTATCTCTTCGTCTTTCACATCTACTTTCATATCGTTTAAAGATAAAATTTTAATTGTAATATCATCTTGAATAAATAATAATTTACTAATATTTTCAATTTCATTTTGAGTAGGATTTAAAGTAAATAACTCTTGAGTTTTTTGAAGTAGAATAGAATTTTTTAAACTATCTTCAAAATCTTTTGGTGTTAATTTATTTTGATTTAAAACGTTAACATATAAATCTTTATCAAATTTTCCATTTTTTTGGAAAACTTCATATTTTAAAAGTTCTCTTGCTACTTCTTCATCTGTTACAGTAAATCCAACAGAATCACCATAAGCCATAACAAGATTTTTTTCTAAAACTTTTTTAAATGCAATATCTTCTAATCTTAATTGTTGAGCTAACTCTTTAGAAAACATAGGACCAAACATTCTTGAATATTCACCATAAAGATTTGAGTACTCTTGTTGATACTCTTCAACAGTCACTTCTTTATTACCAACTGTTGCTACAACTCCACCTTTAGATCCATAATCATAAGACCCCCAACCTACAAATCCAGCTCCAACAAATGCTATTGTACTAATCCAAATAGTAATAACGAGCCATTTTTTATGCCTTTGCATCCAAGTTATCATAAAATCAAATCCTCTTTAAATTTTTTAGAGGATATGTTACAAAAATATTGCTTTTATGTTATTTAAATAGAAATATCTATAATATTGTTTGGATGTGCAATTTTAAAATTTTCATCATTTTTACTCAATAAATCGTTGATTATTGATTCTCTAATTGTAACCTCAATTTTTTTGCAAGCGCTTTTAAAAGCTTCTTCTTCTCCTACAATAAAACACATTCTTTTTGCTCTTGTAATTGCTGTATACAATAACTTTGTATTATGCATTATGTAGTGAGAAAATGTCATAGGAATAAGTGCATTTTCGTACTCCATTCCTTGAGTTTTATGAATTGTTAAACAATATGCTAAATTTAAAAGAGTATGAATATTATCAAAATCATAAAAAACTACCATATCATCATTTGGATATAGTACTACACATTTTTGTTCATCAAAATCAAATTTTATTATCAATCCTAATTGACCATTATAAACTCTTCTTTCCATAAAATCACTAGAATTTGATTTATACATACTCATAGTTTGAGCTTTCATATTTTCATTTTTTATATGAATAACTTTATCTGTTAACTTATACTCAAAATCTTTTATTTTAAGACTTTTTGATTTTGTATGATTAAAAAGTCTTTGAAGTTCAACATTTAAATTTTCAACACCTAAAACTCCTCCTTTCATAGGAGTAATTACTTGAAACAAAGTTAATGCTTTTCCAATATTTTTATCTTTTATAAAATCATAATAGTTTTGAATATAATCACTTGCTATATTTAAAATATTATTTAAAATATATTCACTATTTTCACCTCTAATATTTGAAAACTCATTTTGACTTAGTGAATTTTTCATAGAATAATAGTTTGAAATTGAAACATCTACAAATTTAAAATCTTCATAGTCTTCTTTGTAATTTGGAAGTTCACCTTTTCTAATATCATTTGCAATAGTTGCAATAGCTTGATTTTCATTTTGTCTATAAATTTTTGTAAGTTTACATATTGGAGCAAGCTCAAACTTTATACTATCAGCTAAAATATTCCCTGCCCCAATAGCAGGTAATTGTCCATCATCTCCAACTATAATAAAAATTGTATCATCACTGATTTTTGAAATAATTTGATAAAAAGTTACTGAATTTACCATTGAAGCTTCATCTAAAAGTATTGCTTTATATGGAAAAAATTCTTTTTCTTTATGCTTTACAAGTAAACTTTGAATAGTACTTGATGAATAACCTGTTGTATCACTTATTCTTTGACTAGCAATTCCTGATAAAGCAATAGTTATAATATCATCATAGCTCATAATCTCTTCAAGAAGCTCTAAAATAGCCCTACTTGATGTTGATTTTCCTGTTCCTGCATAACCTATTAAGAATAGTGTTTTTTCTCCAGAATTTATAAGTTCTACAGCTTTCTTTTGTTCGTCACTTAAAGAAAAACCTAAACTTTGTTGTTTTTTATTTAAATATTCTTCAAAATTTTCAATAATTTTTCTATTTTTATCATCTGCTCTTCTATTAAAAAAATCTAAAATTCTTTTCTCAGCAAAATATAACATAGATAAAGCAACTCTATTTTGGCTTGTTTGATAAATTTCTTCCTTCGCTAACATATTTGTTAAAATATTTTCATATAACATCTCTTCGTTTGAGAATCTCAAGCTTTCATCTAATAGCTTGTAAAGATGAAATTTATCTATTGAAGAGTTACCGTTGTTATCACAAAATTCTCTTAAAGTATAATTTATACATGCTCTTATTCTAAATTCTGATTTGGGATCTATTCCTAAAGCTTTTGCTATTTCATCTGCTCTTTTAAATCCTATCCCTTTTATATTTATCAAAATATATGGATTTTGTTTTATTTTTTCTATTAGATTATCAACTTCACCGAAAGTTGAATATATTTTTGTGATTAAGTTTGATGTTACGCCAAATTTTCCCAAAAAAGCTCCAAGTTCTCTTAAATGTTTAAAAGAGTGCCAAGAAGATAAAATAGTTTTTAATTTCTTTTCTTTAATTCCTTTAAAATTTAAAAGTTCATTTGGATTATTTTCTAAGATTTCTATTAAACCTTCTTCACCATATTTTTCTAAAATCTCATTTGCAACTTTTTTTGTAAAACCTTTAACAATTTTAGTAAGAAAAAAGAATAGTTCATGCTCTTTTATTTGCAAAGTATCAAATTCAAATTGAACCCCATATTTGTTATGAGTTGTCCAATTTCCACTTAGAATTATCTCTTCACCAACTATTTTCTCAATATCAGCATCGAAATATACTCCACAAATCTTTTGATTATTTTCTAAAACTGCAATAATGTATTTTGTTTCATCGTTTTTATAAAGAACTTTTTTCAAAGCACCTGTTAGATTGAATTTTTTCTCACTAGTTTCCATCATAAAATCTATCTTTTTTGTGCTTGTCTTTTTTGTAAGTATTTTTATTTTTTTCTTTTTGAAGTAAATTTGCATCTTTTAACAAAGTTGCTCTTTCATCTACAAAATCATCACTTGGATTCTTTATAAAAGTAATTGTTTTATCAATAAAACTATTTAATCCAGTATAATAATCTGAATACAAGTCTACTTTTTGAGTTTTACACATATCTTCATAATTTTTAGTTGTTCTTTTTATAAATAACTCTTTATTAAAATCTTCTAACTTTAACAAAGAAATTGTTCTAGTCAAAAATTTCTCAACAACTCTTATATATCTAATTCTTAACTGTTTCTCATTTATATTAAAACTCATTTATTATATCTTCTATCTTTTTTGGTGGTCTTGCTATATAAGCTTTTTCATTGCTTATTAAAATTGGTCTTTGAATTAATATTGGATTTTCTACCATAAAATTTAAAAGAATATTTTCATCTTCTACATTTTTAATATTTAAATCTATATATAGTTTTTCACTATCTCTAATAAGTTCTTTTACACTTATATTTAGCTTTTTTAAAACCTCTTTTATTTCATCTTTAGAAGGAGGATTTTCTAAATAATTTCTCACATCAAACTCTATACCGTTATCTTCCAAAAAACACTTTGCACTATTTGATTTTGAACAAGAGTTATTGTGCCAGATTATTATCTTCTTCACTTTCTTCCTTTATATTTTTTATTATAACTAAAAGTTTAAAATTCATCTAAAAATATTACAAATTGCAATATTTATATTTTATCATTTTCTAAAATTTTAAATTCACCATCTTTTAAATCATCAACTCTAAATCCAGCAAATTCTAACCTATGAAGTTTTATAACTTTATTTCCTGTATATGCAAACATTCTTTTTACTTGATGGTATTTTCCTTCTACAATTTCAAGATGAACTAAATTAGAATTAATCTGTTTTAGAAAAGCTGGTTTTAAAGGTTTGTCTTCACCATTTAAAATAACTTCTCCACTAAAAAAAAGCTCTTTTTCATCACCTTTTAATGGATTTTGTAAAGTTACTTCATAAATTTTTTTAACATCTTTTTTCGGGCTTGTTAATTTATGATTTAATTCTCCATCATCTGTAAGTAAAATAGCACCTGTTGTATCAATATCAAGTCTTCCTATAGTTGAAATTTTTGGATTCCTATTTTGATATCTTAAAGGTAAAAGAGAATATATAAGCTTTCCTGCATCATTATGAGAACAAATATATCCACTTGGCTTATTTAAAATAATAACTAATTTTTCAGCATCTAAAGGTTCACTATTTATCAAAACATCACAATGATTTACTTTTGTACTTGGATTAAAAACTCTTTCATTTTTTACTAAAACTGTATTTAATCTTAAAAAAAGTCTTGCTTCACTTCTACTACAATATCCCAAACTCGATAAAAATGCATCTAATCTTTTCATAAATATTCTAATCCTTTTTAAAAGTTTGGATATTAACATATTTAAAATAGCAAAGTGCTAAGAAATGAGTATCAGTTACTCCTAATATATTAAATTTGTATAAAAATTTCAAAAGCATAAATACTATTTTTATTTAGTTTATACCGAACACTTTAAGCATTACATATTTTGAAACACTTAGTGATGATTGTTTTGCTCTTTTAGTAATTTCATCTTTTTGTTCTTTTGTAAGGTAAACTATAATTTGTTCATGTTTTAATTCATCATCATTTAGTTTTGGTCTACCTTTAGGGTTTAGAACTTTTTTTGTTTGCCCTCTTCCTGAATTTACAAATTCATCTAATTCATTTACATTATTTTGAGTATTTTGATCTTCTACAAATGCAAATGATTTTTGTTTATTTTTATTAAAAATAGATTCTTTCATTATATAACCTTTATTAATTGTTATTTATTATTATTTTAATATTAATCTAATAGTATATTAATGGTTATTAGTTATTAACATACTCAACTAATTCATCAAAGAAGTTATTAAAGTCTTGGTAAGCTTTAGACTTTTCATCAAGGAATTCTAAGATACCTAAGCCATTTGAAAAAGAGTTTTTATATGCTTCTCTTTCAAATATTACACTTTCACAAAGTTTTATATCTTCAAGGTCTTTATCTTTAATATATTGTTTTAAATCTTCTATTTTTTTAGTTAAGAAAGGATTTGGGCTAGCTTTAGAAATAGTTATAAGTGCTTTAGCATTTGGGTTAAATACTTTAGCTTGATTAAAAAGGTTTATCATTTTATTTAAAACAGCAATATCTAAATCACTAGGTAATGTAGGAATAATAATTAGATCACTAATAGCTAATGCTTGTCTCATCTCTTCACTATCTCTTCCACCTGTATCAATTACGATTGAAGAGTATTTATTTTGCAAGCTTTTTACTTCTTTTCCTAAACTACTTCCAAATTTAGAAACAGTATTAAAAATAAGATCAATATTTTCATTAGCTCTAATATTAGTAAATACTTCAATACTTCTTTGAGGATCTGCATCAATTAGCAAAGTATCTTCTTTTAAAAGTCCGAGTTTTACTGCAATATTTAAGGCTATTGTAGTTTTACCACTACCACCTTTTTCATTACAAACTGAAATTATCATTATTAATTCCTTAAGTTATTTATATAGATAATTATATATAAAATAATATTAATTTACTATTAGATTAATATTATATTAAAAATATAATAATTATAAAAAGTTATTATGAATTATTTAAATTAGGAATTTGTTATAACTTTATTTAACATATTTTTAACTAAAATTCTAAAATGAAATTATTAGATAAAAAAGAAAAAATTTGGCTTTTAGATGAGGAAGATTTTTCATTTCCTTCTTTAAAGCAAATGAATAACGATTTGGTTGCTATTGGCGGTGATTTTCATCCTCAAAGATTAATTAATGCTTATGAAAATGGACTTTTCCCTTGGTTTATAGATGATTATGGTTACATAAATTGGTATAGTCCAAATAAACGAATGGTTTTGAAGCCTGAAAATATGAGAGTATCAAAAAGTCTTAGAAAATCTATTACAAACAAAGGCTTTGTTGTAAAATCAAACACAAATTTTCTTGAAATTATAAAAAACTGTTCAAGTATAAAAAGAAAACATGAAGATAATACATGGATAAGTGATGAATTTATTTATGCATATACACAACTACATGATTTAGAAATTGCAAATAGTATAGAAGTTTATTTAGATAATGAGCTTGTTGGAGGACTTTATGGGCTTGTAATTGGCAATATATTTTGTGGGGAGAGTATGTTTGCAAAAGTAACAGATGCTTCAAAAGTTGCTTTTTATCATTTGTGTCAATGGGCAAAAGAAAATGAAATCGAGCTTATTGATTGTCAAGTATACAATGACCATTTAGCAAGTTTAGGAGCAACTGAAATAAGTAGAGTTGAGTATTTTAAGATATTGGGTATAAATTAACTTACCCAATTCTTAGCCCAAGTTTTTTGCTCATCCTTTGATAAAAAGGTCCAAGCTACTATTCTACTTATTTTTTGACCATGTGCCATTTCTATTGTTTTAACTTCAACTGCTTTTATATCTTTTAATGATTTATAAATAAAAGGTAGATTCTCTTTTTTTGATACAAGAGTTGTAAACCATAAACAGTTTTTTGGAAACTTCAAACTCTCTTTTATCATATTCTTAATAAATGCTATTTCTCCACCTTCACACCAAAGTTCATTATTTTTTCCACCAAAATTTAAAGCACTTTTTGTATTTTTTTGTTTTGTAAGATTTTGAACTTTTCTTTTATTTCCAGCTAATGCTTCGTCTAATGATTTATGAAATGGTGGATTACATAAAGTAAAATCATATTTTTCATCTTTATTTATAATATTTACAAAAATATTTGAAGAATTTTCTTGCTGTTTTACTATAATATTTTCTTTTAAAATTTCATTTGAATTTATGATATTTTGAACTGATTGAATAGAAACTTTTTCTATATCACTTCCTAAAAACTTCCAACCATAAACACTAACTCCAATGATAGGATAAATACAATTTGCTCCAATTCCAACATCTAAACCTTTAATAGTTTTTCCTCTAGGAACTTTTTCGTCATTACAAGAAGCTAATAAATCAGCAATATGATGAATATAATCAGCTCGTCCAGGAATTGGAGGACATAAATATCCCTTTGGAATTTCCCAATTTTTAATTCCATAAAAATGCGATAACAAAGCTTTATTTAGTGCAATAACAGCATTAGAATTTGCAAAATCTATTGATAAATCACCATATTTATTTGGTTTCACAAACTCTTTCAGGTCATTTTGAGATTTTATTAAAGTAGAAAAATCATACCTATCGTTATGAAAATTTCTTGGATGTAATGTTTTTGTAGTTGACATATCTCTTCTTTTTGTAATTTTATCCTATTGATAATGAAAACTGTATTATTCATTTTCTAAGTATTTGGTACTTTTTATTTTAATAGTGTAATATTTCTAATCAAAAGTAAGGAGAATATGTGGATTATCAAAAATTTAGTGAAATCTCACCTTGTGATTATGCAGGAACTTTAAAAAGAGAAAGTTTTATGGATGCTGGAATAAAAGAGCTTTGGTCAAATATTCCTAGAATCTCAGGTCCTGCATTTACTGTAAACATGGTTGCAGGAGAAAATTTAGCACTTCATAGGGCTATTTATGAAGCACCTGCTGGTTCTATAATCGTAGCACAATCAAATACAATGGATTATGCAGTAATAGGTGGAAATGTAGCCACTATTGCATACAATAGAGGAATTGTAGGTTTTGTGATTGATGGTGTTGTTAGAGACATTGCAGAGATTAGAGAAAAAAGAATTCCCATGTTTGGACGAGGTATTTTAGCAATGCCAGGAACAAAAAAACAAGCTGTTCCTGTAAACACACCAATAATTGCAGGTGGAATAAACGTAAACCCAGGTGATATAATAGTTGCTGATGAAGAAGGAATAGCTGTTATTCCAAAAGATAGAGCTGAAGAGATATATCAAGAGTGTAAAGAAAAAATTAAAAAAGAGTCTGCTTTGAGTTTTGAAGAGTGGGCATCTAGACACAAAAAGAATATAGATTCTTTTTACGAATAATTTTAAAATCTTAAGAAAAGATTAGATTTTGCTATCTTTTCTTAAAACGAAAAGTATAAATTTTCTCAAAATAAAAAGAATTTTATATAAGAATCTTGAAAAAATATTTTCATAAGCAAAGAAAAAATGCAATTTTCCCAAAACCGTAGTTTTATCAACTGCACTATTTAAAAACTCTAAAGCCTTAGCTCCTTGAAAACAGTGATTTTCATAAATAACTATAAACCCGTCATTTATATCCAAGTTTTTACAAATATTTTGTAGTTCTACTTTATCTTTTCTAGCATCAATTAGTTTTAAATCAAAACCTTTTTTTAACTTTAAAAAGTTTGTATAGTTTTTACAAAAAGGACACTCCTCATCATAAAATATGATTATTTGATTAGTTTTCATTTTTAAATACTAAACCTCAACAACCCGCTCAAACATCTCTTTTATCTCTACTTCATGGCTTATTAAAAATATTTGTCTATATTGCTCTTTGATTGTATGAAAAGCTTCTAGAATTTCCATACGTCTTGAGTCATCTTGACTTCCAAAAACCTCATCAAAAGCTAAAAACTCTACACTATTTGCACCACTTAGTTCACTCAAAGTTTTTGAAATAGCGATTCTTAAAACCAAGTTTGCAAGGTCAATTTCTCCACCACTAAATCGCTCTATTGGATATTTTTTACCTTCATCATAGATATAAAAATCAAATTCATTTGAAACTTCTATATGCTGATATTTGCCTTTTGTAATTTGAGCAAACATATTTGAAGCAATATCAGAGATTCTTGGAGCCACTTTTGAGTTTAATTTTGTTTTAAACTCTGCTAGATTTATTTTAATTTTTTCATAATCATTTAAATCATCTTTTTTTGTTTGTACTTTTTTTAGTTGAGTTTCGTTGTTTTGTAAACTCTCTTGTATAGTTTTTATTTGCCCTTGTATAGTTGCTATTTTTACTTTTAAATCATTTATAAGAGTCACTAAACTATCTTTTTGTTTTTGTACTTCATCAAACTCTTTTAATTTCTCTTTATGTTTTACCTCATCATAGTTTATAGCTTTATACTCTAAATCTTTTTGTAGAAGTTCTAGATTGTACTTATCTTGATTTAAAATTGAAGTTTTTAACTCCTCTTTTATACTATCTACTCTTTTTAACATAGTTTCAAGTGATAATATATACTCATACTTACTCTTTAACTCTTTTTGCTTTAAAAGCAATTCTTCATGTAAATTCTTATCATAATTATAAATCTCAAGTTTTGCTAACTCTTCTTTATTTTTTACTCCCTTTTGTGTTACTTTTTCAAAATGCTCTTTTAAGGCTTGTAAATCTCTTTTTTTATTTTCTATTAGGTTTATCTTTTTAGAGATTTCAAAATGCTCTTTTATATTTGCTTTTTGTATTTCTTCTAATTTTTCTTTTTCTTCTTTTATGTTTGCTAATTGTTCTTTTGATATATCAATCTTTTCATTTTCTACTTTTATTACTATTTGCTCCAAAGAGAATATAACACTATCATACTCATCTAAAAGAGGTCTTGTACATGTTGGACAATTTGACTCTTTCCCTAATATTGTAATATTTTCAATTTTCTTTTTTATATCTGCTATTAGTTTTTCTTCACCTGCTATTTCTTGTATTAATCTTTTTTCATCTAACCCTTTGTTTGTTAATAACAGTTTATATTTCTCTATACTATTATCTAACTCTTTTTCTTTTTCTACTAGTTCTAAATGCTCTTTTGTTTCAAACTCTAAGACTTTAATACTATCTTTTGCTTTTGTGTATTGTTCTCTTAACTCTTTTTGTTCAAGTAGTAATCCATCTTTTCTTAGACTATATTCTTTTAATTTATCTTGTTCTTTTAGAGTTTCATGTAAAGTTATATACTCTTGTTTGATAGTTTGTAAACCTTTTAGTTCTTCTTGTTTCGTATATAAGGCATTTAATTCATTCTGTAGCTTTTCTTGAGTTTTTTGATGAGAGCTAATACTGTTTGTTAGAATTTCACATCTAGCTTTTAAAATTTGTTTTTGCTCTTTTGTTTTTGTTAGTTGTTCTAACTCTTGTTTTATAATAAAAACTTTTTTATTTAACTCATCTAAAACTAAACTTTGTTTATCTATATCTTTTAAAAACTCCTCTTTTTGAACTGTTTGTTCAACTATGTTCTCTTTTTTTATAGTTATATCTTCACTACTTAATAGTACTTCTTTAAAAGCATCAATCTCTCTTTTTAGTTCCCTACTCTTTTCTATTAACTCTTTTTCTACAAAATCAATCTTTTCAAGACCTAAAAGTTTTCTAATCATCTTCTTTCTATCTTCTGGTTTACTATTACTTAAACTAGTTAACTCTTTTTGACTAGCAAAGAGTGTATGCATAAAGGCATCTTTACTCATCTTTGTTAAATTTACTATAGCTATTGTTACCTCTTTTGCTCCAGTAGTTATAAGTTCTTCATTTTTATATAGTTTTGCATTTGCACTTAGAGTTTTTCCTCTAAACTCTCTAACTATCTTATATATAGTTTCTTCTATTTCAAACTCTAGTTCAACACTTACAATATCTTTTTCTAAAGCATTTGCATTTCTTACAACTTCTTTATCACCTTTGTTTTTTAGTTCCCCATATAAGGCAAACAATATAGCTTCAAAGATAGTTGATTTCCCACTACCGTTTTTACCTATAATTCCAATAAGTCCTAAATCAAAAGAGATTTCAAAAAATCTGTATTTTTTAAAGTTTTCTAGTTTTAATTTAGTTAGTATCATAACTTACCTCTTCATATAAAGAAAATAGTTCTTGAGTTTTTTGTTTTAATCTTTCATACTCCTTGTTTTCACTATTTTGTTTGATATGTTCTAAGAAATACTCTTCAAGTGAAATAGCTTCAAGATTATCAATATTTGATT comes from the Aliarcobacter cibarius genome and includes:
- the aat gene encoding leucyl/phenylalanyl-tRNA--protein transferase, coding for MKLLDKKEKIWLLDEEDFSFPSLKQMNNDLVAIGGDFHPQRLINAYENGLFPWFIDDYGYINWYSPNKRMVLKPENMRVSKSLRKSITNKGFVVKSNTNFLEIIKNCSSIKRKHEDNTWISDEFIYAYTQLHDLEIANSIEVYLDNELVGGLYGLVIGNIFCGESMFAKVTDASKVAFYHLCQWAKENEIELIDCQVYNDHLASLGATEISRVEYFKILGIN
- the rlmF gene encoding 23S rRNA (adenine(1618)-N(6))-methyltransferase RlmF, which encodes MSTTKTLHPRNFHNDRYDFSTLIKSQNDLKEFVKPNKYGDLSIDFANSNAVIALNKALLSHFYGIKNWEIPKGYLCPPIPGRADYIHHIADLLASCNDEKVPRGKTIKGLDVGIGANCIYPIIGVSVYGWKFLGSDIEKVSIQSVQNIINSNEILKENIIVKQQENSSNIFVNIINKDEKYDFTLCNPPFHKSLDEALAGNKRKVQNLTKQKNTKSALNFGGKNNELWCEGGEIAFIKNMIKESLKFPKNCLWFTTLVSKKENLPFIYKSLKDIKAVEVKTIEMAHGQKISRIVAWTFLSKDEQKTWAKNWVS
- a CDS encoding RraA family protein, which gives rise to MDYQKFSEISPCDYAGTLKRESFMDAGIKELWSNIPRISGPAFTVNMVAGENLALHRAIYEAPAGSIIVAQSNTMDYAVIGGNVATIAYNRGIVGFVIDGVVRDIAEIREKRIPMFGRGILAMPGTKKQAVPVNTPIIAGGINVNPGDIIVADEEGIAVIPKDRAEEIYQECKEKIKKESALSFEEWASRHKKNIDSFYE
- a CDS encoding DCC1-like thiol-disulfide oxidoreductase family protein; translation: MKTNQIIIFYDEECPFCKNYTNFLKLKKGFDLKLIDARKDKVELQNICKNLDINDGFIVIYENHCFQGAKALEFLNSAVDKTTVLGKLHFFFAYENIFSRFLYKILFILRKFILFVLRKDSKI
- a CDS encoding AAA family ATPase; this encodes MILTKLKLENFKKYRFFEISFDLGLIGIIGKNGSGKSTIFEAILFALYGELKNKGDKEVVRNANALEKDIVSVELEFEIEETIYKIVREFRGKTLSANAKLYKNEELITTGAKEVTIAIVNLTKMSKDAFMHTLFASQKELTSLSNSKPEDRKKMIRKLLGLEKIDFVEKELIEKSRELKREIDAFKEVLLSSEDITIKKENIVEQTVQKEEFLKDIDKQSLVLDELNKKVFIIKQELEQLTKTKEQKQILKARCEILTNSISSHQKTQEKLQNELNALYTKQEELKGLQTIKQEYITLHETLKEQDKLKEYSLRKDGLLLEQKELREQYTKAKDSIKVLEFETKEHLELVEKEKELDNSIEKYKLLLTNKGLDEKRLIQEIAGEEKLIADIKKKIENITILGKESNCPTCTRPLLDEYDSVIFSLEQIVIKVENEKIDISKEQLANIKEEKEKLEEIQKANIKEHFEISKKINLIENKKRDLQALKEHFEKVTQKGVKNKEELAKLEIYNYDKNLHEELLLKQKELKSKYEYILSLETMLKRVDSIKEELKTSILNQDKYNLELLQKDLEYKAINYDEVKHKEKLKEFDEVQKQKDSLVTLINDLKVKIATIQGQIKTIQESLQNNETQLKKVQTKKDDLNDYEKIKINLAEFKTKLNSKVAPRISDIASNMFAQITKGKYQHIEVSNEFDFYIYDEGKKYPIERFSGGEIDLANLVLRIAISKTLSELSGANSVEFLAFDEVFGSQDDSRRMEILEAFHTIKEQYRQIFLISHEVEIKEMFERVVEV